AAATTTTTAATATCTTTTTTAGTCATATTTTACGTAAAAAGGGGACAGGCTGCTTTTTCATATATAAAAATATACTTAGAAAAAGCAGCCTGTCCCCTTTTATCTGCATTCCTATTCTACAGGAATTATGATTTTCTGTCCCACCTCAAGCTTATTCGGATTCTTGATCCTTGATTTATTTAATTCATAAAGGTACTTCCATTTATAGGCGCCGCCGTATTCTCTTTGGGCTATACCGGATAGCGTATCGCCTTTTTTGACGATATATTCCTTTGTCGAGACCTTAACGGCCGATTCCACGCTCTCTTTTTCCTCGATCAGGTATTTACCGTCTTCCAATAGTTCTGCTTCCATATTCTCCAGGTCCTCGGGATATGGTATCATAACTTCCTGGACTTCGGCGATCATAAACTGCGCGTTTCGGTCCTTTTGCATACCCAATATATCCGTAACCGGCGCAATGGCATCAAGCTTACCCCTAGATACTATCTTTATGCGCTCTTCGGGAACGCCGTTTTCCAGCATAAACTCCTTTACCGCTTCTCCGCGCCGCTTGCCCAATTTCACATTATAAGCTTCTGAGCCGCGCACATCGCAGTTACCGGTAATCAAAATACTCGATTCGGGGTTTCTCCTTAAAGTATCTATGGCATTTTTCAACACTTTTATGGCATCTTCTCTCAGGTCCGCCTTGTCAAAGTCAAAGTAGATCTTTACGTTCCTGATCATCTTCCTTATGAGAAGAGACGGACGCGGTTCTTTGGGTTTTGGCGGAGGGAGTTCATCCTCTTTATAATCAAAGATTATTTTATACACATAAACCCAACCTCTATTGCCCCAGAGCGGCCCTATCTCGCCCGGCTTTGTGGGCCACCACCAATATCCGCCTTTTTTAGCGTCTTTTACGGGGCCAGGTTTAGCGTCGGTAGGCCACCATTCAAACTTTTTCTGAAACTGCTCCATCTCCTTCTTTCGGCTTTCTTCCCTGTCTAATGCGAATACCGAAGTCGTTAAAAACACAAACGCGATTAAGGATAATAGGATCTTTTTAGTTTTAATCATGGCATTTGCCTTTCTCAGATTTTATCACTAAAATAAAGGTCGGGTTTCTTACTAACTTTTTAGGTAATTTTGGTATTATATACCAATTAAGGCCGGAATGCAAACTATTTGTTCATAAATTTACGGATGCCAGATAAACCATACAAAAAGTGACGCAGCTATAACAGCCGCTAACGTAAACGGCAGGCCTATTTTCATAAATTCGCCGAATTTAACGTCATAGCCTTCTTTTTTAAGAATACCCATGCTCACTATGTTGGCAGAAGCGCCTATAGGTGTTATGTTTCCGCCTAAACTCGCGCCTATGAGAAGGCCGAATAAAAGTAAAGAAGGGTCGATCCCCAAAGTTTTTGACACTGATACGCCCACAGGTAACATGGCTGCCAGAAAGGGCACATTATCTATAAAAGCCGAGAAAAATACAGAGATAAAAACGATCATAAGATATCCCAGAAATATATTGCTGCCTATAATGTTGGAGAGAGAATCGGAAATTACGCCTATCCATCCCGTGGCCGTTATGCTTCCCACCATAATAAATACGCCTATAAGAAAGAGGGTCGTATCCCAGTCTAGCGATTTTAGGCCTGTCAAGACGCTCTTACTCGCCGCCAGCTTAGCCCATATGATCGATATTATCGCGAACAATATGCAAATTGCCCCCGCCATGTAAGAAAAATTTATGTCAAAAAATGAGGATGCCCCGAGCGCGAAAATAAGCGCGATTAGAATCCTCGTCGGTACCCACGATTTGACTTTCTCCGAAGGTACAAGCTTTGTTTTTTCTTTATGTTTTCGAAAGATAAAATATAATACTATAAATGACGCTACGGCGCCTAGTTCCACCGCAAAAAATATACTTGGTTTACCCTTATAAAAGAAGAAGTCCATAAAACCCATCTTTGCGAAACCGCCTAAAAGCATGCTTGGCGGATCTCCTATAAGGGTGGCCGCCCCCTGAAGGTTGGAGCTCACGGCGATGGCTATCATCATATTAATGGGGTTTATCTTAAGCTTTTTTGCGAGCGATAACGCGATCGGCGCCACTATTAAAATGGTGGCCACGTTTTCTACAAAAGCCG
The sequence above is drawn from the Candidatus Omnitrophota bacterium genome and encodes:
- a CDS encoding OmpA family protein, with the protein product MIKTKKILLSLIAFVFLTTSVFALDREESRKKEMEQFQKKFEWWPTDAKPGPVKDAKKGGYWWWPTKPGEIGPLWGNRGWVYVYKIIFDYKEDELPPPKPKEPRPSLLIRKMIRNVKIYFDFDKADLREDAIKVLKNAIDTLRRNPESSILITGNCDVRGSEAYNVKLGKRRGEAVKEFMLENGVPEERIKIVSRGKLDAIAPVTDILGMQKDRNAQFMIAEVQEVMIPYPEDLENMEAELLEDGKYLIEEKESVESAVKVSTKEYIVKKGDTLSGIAQREYGGAYKWKYLYELNKSRIKNPNKLEVGQKIIIPVE
- a CDS encoding anion permease, which encodes MSSKMTALVIFLTAYALFIFLPKKRTHVAVMAAILTIIAGVVSLKEAFFAVNWNVMGIFIGTLVVADIFMESRVPAYIAEIVVNKAKNTGWAILFICVLTGFISAFVENVATILIVAPIALSLAKKLKINPINMMIAIAVSSNLQGAATLIGDPPSMLLGGFAKMGFMDFFFYKGKPSIFFAVELGAVASFIVLYFIFRKHKEKTKLVPSEKVKSWVPTRILIALIFALGASSFFDINFSYMAGAICILFAIISIIWAKLAASKSVLTGLKSLDWDTTLFLIGVFIMVGSITATGWIGVISDSLSNIIGSNIFLGYLMIVFISVFFSAFIDNVPFLAAMLPVGVSVSKTLGIDPSLLLFGLLIGASLGGNITPIGASANIVSMGILKKEGYDVKFGEFMKIGLPFTLAAVIAASLFVWFIWHP